One stretch of Oceanidesulfovibrio indonesiensis DNA includes these proteins:
- a CDS encoding molybdate ABC transporter substrate-binding protein — MGKSNTSRIILDWPEERAAEDERYPRWCVPGSNICLDFHGDPARANLVVFSDGNHHMALRESLHRFLAQNPGVYDIFYATTPPGPVVNMLRSGGLRLGNLTISATPHLFISPPDVLDRLVAGGEMAGHVPFVRNQGNVLLVRKGNPKNIRSVVDLLRDDVRLFLSNPDTETASFTAYYETLRALAPDTETGRGFPDAKISKGQVVYGERIHHREAPQAVAEGSADAAMVFYHLALRYLRIFPEHFDAVPLGGSMDAPDPLPGNVTGVTHMGLVGEGGKWGMNLLEFLRSAQVMDIYRSHGLLSAEGSA, encoded by the coding sequence ATGGGAAAGTCGAACACGAGCCGGATCATTCTGGACTGGCCTGAAGAGCGGGCAGCCGAAGACGAGCGATATCCACGCTGGTGCGTGCCCGGCTCGAACATCTGCCTGGATTTTCACGGGGACCCGGCCCGCGCGAACCTTGTGGTCTTCTCGGACGGCAACCACCACATGGCCCTCAGGGAGAGCCTGCACCGATTCCTCGCGCAGAATCCTGGCGTCTACGATATCTTCTACGCGACCACTCCGCCGGGACCGGTGGTGAACATGCTCCGCAGCGGCGGGTTGCGCCTCGGCAATCTGACCATCTCCGCAACGCCGCATCTCTTCATCAGCCCCCCGGACGTGCTCGACCGTCTCGTTGCCGGAGGCGAGATGGCCGGGCATGTCCCGTTCGTCCGAAACCAGGGCAACGTCCTGCTGGTGCGCAAGGGCAACCCCAAGAACATCCGGAGCGTGGTCGACCTGCTGCGAGACGACGTGCGGCTGTTCCTTTCCAATCCTGACACTGAAACCGCCAGCTTCACGGCATATTACGAAACCCTGCGGGCTCTTGCGCCGGACACCGAGACCGGCAGAGGCTTCCCGGACGCCAAGATATCCAAAGGACAGGTCGTCTACGGCGAGCGCATCCACCACCGCGAAGCTCCGCAGGCCGTAGCCGAGGGCTCTGCCGATGCGGCCATGGTCTTCTACCATCTCGCCTTGCGTTATCTGCGGATATTCCCGGAGCATTTCGACGCTGTCCCCCTGGGCGGCAGCATGGATGCGCCAGATCCGCTGCCGGGAAACGTCACGGGCGTGACGCACATGGGCCTCGTGGGCGAGGGCGGCAAGTGGGGGATGAATCTTCTCGAATTTCTGCGTTCGGCGCAGGTCATGGACATCTACCGCAGCCACGGTCTGCTGTCCGCGGAGGGTTCCGCGTAG
- a CDS encoding tripartite tricarboxylate transporter substrate binding protein, which yields MRAAIKILCICAALAFVWVAQPAFAGDYPDRPVKMLTMVKPGAQIDLLTRALAENMKDVLGQPVLVSNNPGGSHGSVMASELSSADPNGYTLGVGATAAYTYTPHYAETNYKFDDFTFISMLGLNQSGIVCNPKRPWKSLKDAFEWAKKEGKGLTYMFQGSDDRDVMTRIAEAEGVSLSYMPSQGGPSIISAVMGGHADLGHLGAILFEYVKADKLTLLAATTPQRLTQLPDVPTLREQGWDESVEMYVVLAAPKGLPEATLSRLEDTMDTLAKNEEFRNFITTDLKMGPVEFGREYAEAYMKEAYERFGKQAAAMKK from the coding sequence ATGCGTGCCGCAATCAAGATTCTGTGTATCTGTGCAGCCCTTGCCTTCGTGTGGGTAGCCCAGCCGGCATTTGCCGGAGACTATCCGGACAGGCCCGTCAAGATGCTGACCATGGTCAAGCCCGGCGCCCAGATCGATCTGCTGACCCGCGCCCTGGCCGAGAACATGAAGGATGTCCTGGGCCAGCCCGTGCTGGTGAGCAACAACCCGGGCGGATCCCACGGCAGCGTCATGGCCTCGGAACTGAGCTCCGCCGATCCGAACGGCTACACGCTGGGTGTTGGCGCCACGGCGGCATACACATACACCCCGCACTACGCCGAAACGAACTACAAGTTCGATGACTTCACGTTCATCTCCATGCTCGGTCTCAACCAGAGCGGCATAGTCTGCAATCCCAAGCGCCCGTGGAAGAGCCTGAAGGACGCGTTCGAATGGGCGAAGAAGGAAGGCAAGGGCCTGACCTACATGTTTCAGGGCTCGGACGACCGGGACGTGATGACCCGCATCGCCGAAGCCGAAGGCGTCAGTCTCTCGTATATGCCCAGCCAGGGCGGCCCGTCGATCATCTCCGCGGTCATGGGCGGCCATGCGGACCTCGGCCACCTGGGCGCGATCCTCTTTGAGTACGTGAAGGCCGACAAGCTGACGCTGCTGGCGGCAACCACGCCGCAGCGGCTCACCCAGCTGCCGGACGTGCCCACCCTGCGTGAACAGGGCTGGGACGAATCCGTGGAAATGTACGTGGTGCTGGCCGCTCCCAAAGGGCTGCCCGAGGCGACGCTGTCCAGGTTGGAAGACACCATGGACACCCTTGCGAAGAACGAGGAGTTCCGCAACTTCATCACCACCGACCTCAAGATGGGACCTGTCGAATTCGGCCGTGAATACGCCGAAGCCTACATGAAGGAAGCGTACGAGCGGTTCGGCAAGCAGGCCGCCGCGATGAAGAAGTAA
- a CDS encoding efflux RND transporter permease subunit encodes MILSDVSVKRPVFAIVLALLLVTFGLLSYQRLQVRELPDINPPIVSVETTYSGASAEIVEVRVTQLIEDSISGIEGIRFIESESSDGLSQITVEFNTGRDIDNAANDVRDRVSRILDDLPEETDPPEIFKVDANTDVILWMNLASDTLDQMYLTDYAERYLVDRFSVIDGVARVRVGGGRRYAMRIWLDRYQLAAHDITVNELEQRLREQNVELPAGRVESVEREFTVRIDRLYRTPEEFASLVLSRGMDGHLVRLGDVAHVEIGPEDDREGLRGNGQEMVGLGIIQQSQANLLSVARAVKAELAAVQTTLPPSMRLFQSSDSSFFIEEALKEVYVTLGLTMGLVILVIFVFIGDLRATLVPAVTVPVSIVSAFTILYIMGFSVNLLTLLAFVLAIGLAVDDSIVVLENIERRVENGEPPLAASYLGARQVAFAVIVTTITLVAVFVPIGLLEGNIGRLFTEFAFAMAGAVCVSTLVALSLSPMMCSKLLRPGAGSTGVTRRLGRIFRKIESGYRIVLGRLLQRRALAGLLMVATAVVALIMYQALPKEFAPLEDRARFFVLATMPEGSSLEYTKRHMLLVEEAMLPFTENGDLNRALIRWPRSFASTESVNTGIGIAVLSHWDDRDITAFEMADAVGDELQKVPGMRAFPVLPQGLGVSLGQPVQFVIGGTDYDELAAWRDVLLDRAAENPGLVNVDADYKETKPQLGITVLRERAGDLGVSVTEIGRTLETMMGSRDVTTYIDRGEEYEVVLESREADRREKQDLTNLYVRSQTSGELVPLSSLIDVREYADAAVLGRFNRMRAITISASLAEGYTLDEALTFLEEIVAVELGGQPGVDYKGESREFRESTGSLLFAFGFALLVVFLVLAAQFESFILPGVIMLTVPLALTGGFIGLLLSGQTVNVYSQIGTILLIGLATKNGILIVEFANQLRDAGRSVVDAALEGSVMRLRPVLMTTISTAVGAIPLAAATGAGAESRMAIGMVIVCGVLFSAAITLFVVPVLYAGLGRYTDSVHAVEQRLELELERLSDISGTNSPNP; translated from the coding sequence ATGATCCTCTCCGACGTCTCGGTGAAACGGCCCGTATTCGCCATCGTGCTGGCGCTTCTGCTCGTCACTTTCGGCCTGCTCAGCTACCAGCGCCTGCAGGTGCGGGAGCTGCCGGACATCAATCCTCCCATCGTCAGCGTGGAAACGACATATTCCGGCGCATCGGCCGAAATTGTCGAGGTTCGCGTCACCCAGCTCATCGAGGATTCCATCTCCGGCATCGAGGGCATCCGCTTCATAGAATCGGAAAGCTCCGACGGCCTGTCGCAGATCACCGTCGAGTTCAACACAGGACGCGACATCGACAACGCCGCCAACGACGTGCGCGACCGCGTCTCCCGCATACTGGACGATCTCCCCGAGGAGACCGACCCGCCCGAGATATTCAAGGTGGACGCGAACACCGACGTGATCCTCTGGATGAACCTGGCGAGCGATACGCTGGACCAGATGTATCTGACAGACTACGCCGAGCGGTACCTCGTGGACCGCTTCAGCGTGATAGACGGCGTGGCCCGCGTGCGCGTAGGCGGCGGCAGGCGCTACGCCATGCGCATCTGGCTGGACCGGTACCAGCTGGCAGCGCATGACATCACCGTGAACGAGCTTGAACAACGCCTGCGTGAGCAGAACGTGGAACTCCCTGCCGGCCGCGTTGAATCCGTGGAAAGGGAATTCACCGTCCGCATCGATCGCCTGTACCGAACGCCGGAGGAATTCGCCTCCCTTGTCCTCAGCCGCGGGATGGACGGCCATCTCGTCCGATTGGGCGACGTGGCGCATGTGGAAATAGGCCCCGAGGACGACCGCGAAGGCCTGCGCGGCAATGGCCAGGAGATGGTCGGCCTCGGCATCATCCAGCAGTCCCAGGCCAACCTGCTCTCCGTAGCGCGAGCCGTAAAGGCGGAGCTCGCCGCAGTGCAGACGACGCTGCCTCCCTCGATGCGACTTTTCCAGAGCTCGGACTCGTCCTTCTTCATCGAAGAGGCGCTCAAAGAAGTATACGTGACACTGGGCCTCACCATGGGCCTGGTCATCCTCGTCATCTTCGTGTTCATCGGCGACCTGCGCGCCACGCTCGTGCCGGCCGTCACCGTGCCGGTGAGCATCGTCTCGGCCTTCACCATTCTGTACATCATGGGCTTTTCGGTGAACCTGCTCACTCTGCTGGCTTTCGTCCTGGCCATAGGCCTGGCCGTGGACGACTCCATCGTGGTGCTCGAAAACATCGAACGCCGTGTGGAAAACGGCGAGCCACCTCTGGCGGCAAGCTACCTCGGCGCGCGGCAGGTGGCGTTCGCCGTAATCGTCACGACGATTACGCTTGTGGCCGTGTTCGTGCCCATCGGATTGCTCGAAGGCAACATCGGCCGACTTTTCACGGAGTTCGCCTTCGCCATGGCCGGCGCGGTGTGCGTATCCACCCTGGTGGCCCTTTCGCTTTCCCCGATGATGTGCTCGAAGTTGCTGCGTCCCGGCGCCGGGTCGACCGGAGTTACGCGGCGCCTTGGCCGAATCTTCAGGAAGATCGAATCCGGCTACCGCATCGTGCTCGGACGGCTACTCCAGCGTCGCGCTCTGGCTGGTCTGCTCATGGTCGCAACCGCAGTGGTGGCATTGATTATGTACCAGGCGCTGCCCAAGGAGTTCGCCCCGCTCGAGGACAGGGCGCGTTTCTTCGTTCTCGCGACCATGCCCGAAGGCTCCAGCCTGGAGTACACGAAGCGGCACATGCTGCTGGTGGAGGAAGCCATGCTGCCCTTCACGGAAAACGGCGACCTGAATCGCGCGCTCATCCGCTGGCCGCGCAGCTTTGCCTCCACGGAAAGCGTCAACACGGGCATCGGCATCGCCGTGCTGAGCCACTGGGACGACCGCGACATCACCGCCTTCGAAATGGCGGACGCCGTGGGCGACGAATTGCAGAAAGTCCCGGGCATGCGCGCATTTCCGGTGCTGCCTCAGGGGCTGGGCGTGAGCCTGGGACAGCCGGTGCAGTTCGTCATCGGCGGCACTGACTACGACGAACTCGCCGCCTGGCGGGACGTGCTCCTGGACCGCGCGGCCGAGAACCCGGGACTCGTAAACGTGGACGCGGACTACAAGGAAACCAAGCCCCAGCTGGGGATAACCGTCCTGCGGGAACGCGCCGGCGATCTCGGCGTGTCGGTCACCGAGATCGGCCGCACGCTCGAGACCATGATGGGCTCGCGCGACGTGACCACGTATATCGACCGGGGCGAGGAGTACGAGGTGGTTCTCGAATCGCGCGAGGCCGACCGGCGTGAAAAGCAAGATCTCACGAACCTCTACGTGCGGTCGCAAACATCTGGTGAACTCGTGCCGCTGTCCAGCCTCATCGATGTTCGCGAGTACGCGGACGCCGCCGTGCTTGGGCGCTTCAACCGCATGCGCGCCATCACCATCAGCGCGAGCCTCGCCGAGGGCTACACGCTGGACGAGGCGCTGACGTTTCTGGAGGAGATTGTGGCCGTAGAGCTGGGCGGTCAACCAGGCGTGGACTACAAAGGCGAATCCCGCGAATTCAGGGAGTCCACGGGCTCGCTGCTCTTCGCTTTCGGCTTTGCGCTGCTCGTGGTCTTCCTTGTCCTGGCCGCCCAGTTCGAAAGCTTCATTCTGCCCGGCGTTATCATGCTCACCGTGCCCCTGGCCCTCACCGGCGGTTTCATAGGACTGCTGCTTTCGGGGCAGACCGTGAACGTCTACTCGCAGATCGGCACGATCCTGCTTATCGGCCTCGCCACCAAAAACGGCATTCTCATCGTGGAGTTCGCCAACCAGCTTCGCGACGCCGGCAGAAGCGTGGTCGACGCGGCGCTCGAAGGCTCGGTGATGCGTCTGAGGCCCGTGCTCATGACCACCATATCAACCGCCGTGGGCGCCATCCCCCTGGCCGCGGCCACAGGCGCCGGCGCGGAGTCCCGCATGGCCATCGGCATGGTCATCGTCTGCGGCGTGCTCTTTTCCGCCGCGATTACGCTTTTTGTGGTGCCTGTACTCTACGCCGGACTCGGACGCTACACGGACTCGGTGCACGCCGTGGAGCAGCGCCTTGAGCTGGAGCTCGAACGGCTATCGGACATCTCTGGCACGAACAGCCCAAATCCGTAG
- a CDS encoding tripartite tricarboxylate transporter permease, with product MFEMILAGFMDSLQLSNLLFVLVGVTAGMVAGAIPGVNGPMAIALCIPLSYYMTPMAAIGFLVGLNKGAFFGGSISGVLLNTPGTPEAAATTWDGYPLSKQGKGEKALRMALFSSVSGDAFSTLVLILVAAPLAAVAMYMGPPEIFALICLAMTIIAGLGTRSLVRGLIAAALGILVGTIGMEPVSALPRMTFGMFQLERGISLIPIGIGMLAFAEILIQLERHIRYGGGECTLSFSSKREDRIVSWAEYRECIRTLLRSSVAGTVVGALPGLGAPVASFFAYDQAKKRSKNPEEFGKGKLEGIAASESANSAVVAASLIPLFTLGIPGNVAAALLIGAFVIHGMIPGPLMFEQNAQFIYSIYGSLIIANIFLLGVGRIGLKTFCKVVQTPPVILYPVIIFTCIMGAYLAEYYVFDVKLMLFFAFLAYFMRKFDFNHICFIIGFILTPIWETSLQQVIIASKNDFYMFFSRPVAMALMAITAYIIFKTTVKTLRKDVKGEGLAR from the coding sequence ATGTTCGAAATGATTCTTGCGGGATTCATGGACTCCCTGCAACTCAGCAATCTGCTGTTCGTGCTGGTGGGCGTCACGGCGGGCATGGTTGCGGGGGCCATTCCAGGGGTGAACGGTCCCATGGCGATAGCGCTGTGCATCCCTCTGTCCTATTACATGACGCCCATGGCAGCCATCGGCTTTCTCGTGGGGCTGAACAAGGGCGCGTTCTTCGGGGGATCCATATCCGGCGTGCTGCTGAACACTCCAGGCACTCCGGAAGCTGCCGCCACCACGTGGGACGGATATCCCTTGTCCAAACAAGGCAAGGGCGAAAAAGCCCTGCGCATGGCGCTGTTCTCATCGGTGTCGGGCGATGCGTTCTCCACGCTGGTGCTCATTCTCGTGGCTGCGCCTCTCGCCGCGGTGGCCATGTACATGGGGCCGCCGGAAATATTCGCGCTCATCTGTCTGGCGATGACCATCATCGCCGGCCTGGGAACCCGGTCTCTCGTTCGTGGTCTCATCGCCGCGGCGCTGGGCATACTCGTGGGCACCATCGGCATGGAGCCTGTATCCGCCCTGCCGCGCATGACCTTCGGCATGTTTCAGCTCGAGCGGGGCATATCGCTCATCCCCATCGGCATCGGGATGCTGGCGTTCGCTGAGATACTCATCCAGCTGGAACGCCACATTCGCTACGGCGGCGGCGAGTGCACCCTGTCATTTTCATCCAAGCGGGAAGACCGCATCGTGTCCTGGGCCGAGTACCGCGAATGCATCAGGACGCTCCTGCGCTCTTCCGTAGCCGGGACCGTGGTCGGGGCGTTGCCCGGCCTCGGCGCTCCGGTGGCCTCGTTCTTTGCGTACGATCAGGCCAAGAAGCGGTCCAAAAACCCGGAAGAATTCGGCAAAGGCAAGCTCGAAGGCATCGCTGCCTCCGAGTCCGCCAACAGCGCGGTGGTGGCCGCCAGCCTCATTCCTCTGTTCACTCTGGGGATTCCGGGCAACGTCGCTGCCGCGCTGCTCATCGGCGCGTTCGTGATCCACGGCATGATCCCCGGGCCTTTGATGTTCGAGCAGAACGCGCAGTTCATCTACTCCATATACGGCAGCCTGATCATCGCAAACATCTTCCTGCTTGGCGTGGGCCGCATCGGCCTGAAGACGTTCTGCAAGGTCGTGCAGACGCCGCCCGTCATTCTGTACCCGGTCATCATCTTCACATGCATCATGGGTGCGTATCTTGCCGAGTACTACGTGTTCGACGTCAAGCTCATGCTGTTCTTCGCATTCCTCGCCTACTTCATGCGCAAGTTCGATTTCAACCATATCTGCTTCATCATCGGGTTCATTCTGACGCCAATATGGGAGACCTCGCTGCAGCAGGTGATCATCGCCTCGAAGAACGACTTTTACATGTTCTTCTCCCGGCCTGTGGCCATGGCGCTCATGGCCATAACCGCATACATCATTTTCAAGACCACGGTGAAGACACTCAGGAAGGACGTGAAAGGGGAGGGCCTTGCCCGGTAG
- a CDS encoding efflux RND transporter periplasmic adaptor subunit, with translation MRRFLTFCCMAYLAMLCACSESSDGSIPSSNASRATPVVLAEARMQPMEEVLEVIGTARANESVVLTAKVTEKVSKIHFDDGEFAEEGAVLVEMTNDEESALLNEALANLREQDRNYDRIRMLYADQTVSLSDLDAAETRLRTAQSRVRSIEAQLSDRLILAPFSGLLGLRQVSPGTLVEPADVITTLDDIDPIKADFTVPERFVSRLEVGQRVRASARAYPGEVFEGTVSAMTPRVDERTRAVTVRALIPNPEHRLKPGMLLTVQLVQSLQETLAVPESALVPRGSEQFLFVFDPESGTVSRRLVDIGLRIPGLVEIVQGVSDGDMVVEEGVTRITDGARVEPRDAPQPHAGTRTE, from the coding sequence ATGCGCCGTTTTCTTACGTTCTGCTGCATGGCTTATCTGGCCATGCTCTGCGCCTGCTCCGAGTCCTCGGACGGCAGCATCCCTTCGTCGAATGCCTCCCGGGCCACACCGGTCGTTCTTGCCGAGGCCCGAATGCAGCCCATGGAGGAGGTTCTTGAGGTCATCGGCACCGCCCGCGCCAACGAATCCGTGGTCCTCACTGCAAAGGTCACGGAAAAGGTGAGCAAAATCCATTTCGACGACGGCGAGTTCGCCGAGGAGGGCGCGGTGCTCGTGGAGATGACCAACGACGAAGAATCGGCGCTGCTCAATGAGGCTCTCGCAAACCTGCGCGAGCAGGACCGCAATTACGATCGCATCCGCATGCTGTACGCGGACCAGACGGTCTCCCTGTCCGACCTGGATGCGGCCGAAACCAGACTCAGGACGGCCCAGTCACGGGTGCGGAGCATCGAGGCGCAACTCTCCGACCGGCTTATCCTCGCGCCTTTTTCCGGTCTGCTGGGCTTGCGCCAGGTCAGCCCGGGCACGCTCGTGGAGCCGGCCGACGTCATCACCACCCTGGACGACATCGACCCCATCAAGGCCGACTTCACCGTACCGGAGCGCTTTGTCTCACGCCTCGAAGTCGGCCAACGAGTGCGCGCCTCTGCCCGCGCCTATCCGGGTGAGGTCTTCGAGGGCACTGTGTCCGCCATGACGCCGCGCGTCGACGAACGCACCCGGGCAGTCACCGTCCGCGCGCTCATCCCCAACCCAGAGCACAGGCTCAAGCCCGGCATGCTGCTCACGGTGCAGCTCGTGCAGAGCCTTCAGGAGACGCTCGCTGTTCCGGAAAGCGCCCTGGTGCCGCGCGGGAGCGAGCAGTTTCTCTTCGTCTTTGATCCCGAGTCCGGCACGGTTTCCCGGCGCCTTGTGGACATCGGCCTGCGCATCCCTGGCCTCGTGGAGATCGTGCAGGGCGTTTCGGATGGAGACATGGTGGTGGAAGAAGGAGTTACCCGCATTACGGACGGCGCCCGCGTGGAACCGCGCGATGCGCCGCAGCCGCACGCCGGAACCCGTACGGAGTAG
- a CDS encoding tripartite tricarboxylate transporter TctB family protein, giving the protein MTRITRENLVYGFTALGSLVLIIWVIPAYSPAYPGYGVPATLVPRVAAGIICALSALALVRNAIAYYAAKTAEAEEAQSPVIAPDDRAHLWHLVRFMVPCILLMPGMKWIGFFPAGIAFLLVIQLLCGQRKPVALVLVAVIPVVVMYAAMRYALGVPMP; this is encoded by the coding sequence ATGACGAGAATAACGCGAGAAAATCTCGTCTATGGCTTCACCGCCCTGGGGAGCCTGGTGCTGATAATATGGGTCATCCCTGCATACTCGCCGGCGTATCCGGGCTACGGGGTGCCGGCCACTCTTGTGCCCAGGGTGGCGGCCGGCATCATCTGCGCGCTCTCCGCACTGGCTCTGGTCCGCAACGCCATCGCGTATTACGCCGCCAAGACCGCAGAAGCCGAGGAGGCGCAATCTCCCGTCATAGCGCCGGATGATCGCGCGCATCTGTGGCACCTCGTGCGCTTCATGGTTCCGTGCATCCTGCTGATGCCGGGCATGAAGTGGATCGGCTTCTTTCCTGCGGGGATCGCGTTCCTGCTGGTGATCCAGCTGTTGTGCGGCCAGCGGAAACCTGTTGCCCTGGTGCTCGTCGCCGTCATTCCTGTGGTCGTCATGTACGCCGCCATGCGTTACGCGCTCGGCGTCCCCATGCCCTGA